The following proteins are co-located in the Neodiprion virginianus isolate iyNeoVirg1 chromosome 6, iyNeoVirg1.1, whole genome shotgun sequence genome:
- the LOC124306787 gene encoding uncharacterized protein LOC124306787, with amino-acid sequence MVSKKVTPIFTLTIILCATFLPHTVEGILKRCVQCRSRGELGSCKDKFTMNATQIAEEHGVEAVPCASGWCGKIIESQNLNNEYGTATQRMCLQRGPDDYEERCSNTVWNYKKVYICFCLGDLCNASTRTTLPSITLLIVIGFVGRWFIL; translated from the exons ATGGTGTCCAAGAAAGTGACTCCGATTTTCACTCTAACGATCATACTCTGTGCCACTTTCCTACCACATACTGTCGAAG GTATCCTCAAGAGATGCGTTCAGTGCAGATCGAGGGGTGAATTGGGATCCTGCAAGGACAAATTCACGATGAATGCAACGCAGATTGCCGAAGAGCACGGAGTGGAGGCAGTTCCATGCGCCTCCGGATGGTgcggaaaaataatcgagagTCAAAATCTCAACAACG AATATGGAACAGCGACACAACGAATGTGCCTTCAGCGTGGCCCAGACGATTACGAGGAACGTTGTTCGAACACAGTTTGGAACTACAAGAAGGTCTACATATGTTTTTGCCTAGGCGATCTTTGCAATGCCTCAACGAGAACAACTTTGCCCAGCATTACGTTGCTAATCGTAATTGGTTTTGTGGGAAGGTGGTTTATTTTATGA
- the LOC124306785 gene encoding uncharacterized protein LOC124306785, whose amino-acid sequence MMTLKVLVLLTTSMTIQAAPLASIHVKFVSPPHSYEHGLTTHAGNTVAQKSFLSVGRRNGERSSRQFGVRTTPLEEVQQFDRASSPERSLRERTISPGNAEALWPIGVFLPPIDINDLGYSSQDHVTPDFSNGLDHPDPLLLTGEEAMLAVKYIYGRGELFYDDYPHARALLRNQEERRINGLHGHVLSSLRPESPFYRKGMKRGH is encoded by the exons CTGAAGGTTCTCGTCCTGCTAACGACTTCAATGACGATTCAAGCCGCTCCTCTTGCCAGCATACACGTCAAATTTGTGTCCCCACCTCACAGCTATGAACACGGACTCACGACTCATG CAGGTAACACGGTGGCGCAAAAGTCCTTTCTCTCGGTAGGACGGAGAAATGGCGAACGAAGTTCAAGGCAATTCG GAGTAAGAACGACGCCTCTGGAGGAAGTCCAGCAGTTCGATCGAGCCTCTTCTCCGGAGAGATCCTTGCGCGAAAGAACGATATCACCGGGAAATGCCGAAGCTCTTTGGCCCATCGGCGTTTTCTTGCCACCGATCGACATCAACGACTTGGGATACAGCTCTCAGGATCACGTAACTCCGGATTTTTCCAACGGGCTTG ATCATCCGGATCCTCTGCTTCTGACAGGAGAGGAAGCGATGTTGGCTGTGAAGTACATTTACGGCCGAGGAGAGCTTTTTTATGATGATTATCCTCACGCGCGAGCCTTGCTCAGAAATCAGGAAGAACGAAGGATCAACGGATTGCACGGTCACGTCCTCAGCAGCCTGAGGCCAGAATCCCCGTTTTACAGAAAAGGAATGAAACGTGGACATTGA